The nucleotide sequence GTCGGAGGAATAAGCGGTTCGCTCATCGCCAGAATGATGCTGTTCGTTTGAATCGGAACTTCGCTGCCGTACCAAGCGGTTAATCGTTTCGCCGGCGCCAGGGCCAACCGGCCGCCGCCATCACCACCACCAACAAACTTAGGCCAAAACCTGAGGCCAAGCGGCCATAATGCAAGCTTTCGGGCTGGAATTTTAGGGTAATTTCATGATCGCCCGGCGCGATAACCACCCCCATAAAATCGCCATCGGTCCGCAGTACCGAGGCCGGCTGGTTGTCGACCCTGGCTTGCCAACCGCTATGGTAACTCTCGCCGACAACCAGCAATTGTAGCGTCGAACTTTTCAC is from Pirellulales bacterium and encodes:
- a CDS encoding YfhO family protein, which produces VKSSTLQLLVVGESYHSGWQARVDNQPASVLRTDGDFMGVVIAPGDHEITLKFQPESLHYGRLASGFGLSLLVVVMAAAGWPWRRRND